A region from the Mycolicibacterium litorale genome encodes:
- a CDS encoding M15 family metallopeptidase — MSTALRLAELAAVAVLASVVTAPVASAQPETVVPPDVVSLSEIDPSILLDIPYLTPHNFTGDPVDGYQAPLCLLTRPAAEALRRAQQEFVYPRVDKSQLFADGYIADSSGHSRGSTVDLTLVALPLAAGPEPAYVPGQPLVDCGAPKEQRFVDHSLDMGTGYDCFDTLAHTLDPRVQGEQLRNRLLLEEGLEEQGLVNYEKEWWHYTFEPEPYPETYFDFPVAPITAR; from the coding sequence ATGTCGACCGCACTGAGACTTGCCGAGCTCGCCGCCGTAGCGGTGCTCGCTTCCGTCGTCACCGCACCCGTGGCGTCCGCACAGCCGGAAACGGTTGTGCCACCGGACGTCGTCTCGCTGAGCGAAATCGACCCGTCGATCCTGCTGGACATCCCGTACCTCACGCCGCACAACTTCACCGGCGACCCGGTCGACGGATACCAAGCGCCGCTCTGCCTGCTGACCCGTCCGGCGGCCGAGGCGCTGCGCCGCGCGCAGCAGGAGTTCGTCTATCCGCGCGTCGACAAGTCACAGCTGTTCGCCGACGGCTACATCGCCGACAGCTCGGGCCACAGCCGCGGCAGCACGGTCGATCTCACCCTCGTGGCCCTGCCGCTGGCCGCCGGGCCGGAGCCGGCGTACGTGCCGGGTCAGCCGCTGGTGGACTGTGGGGCACCGAAGGAACAACGGTTCGTCGACCACTCCCTCGACATGGGCACCGGCTACGACTGCTTCGACACGCTGGCGCACACGCTCGATCCGCGGGTGCAGGGTGAGCAGCTGCGGAACCGGCTGCTTCTCGAGGAGGGACTCGAGGAGCAGGGGCTGGTGAACTACGAGAAGGAGTGGTGGCACTACACCTTCGAACCCGAACCGTATCCCGAGACCTACTTCGACTTCCCCGTCGCACCGATCACCGCCCGCTGA
- a CDS encoding class II glutamine amidotransferase: MCRLFGLHSGHPVVATFWLLDAPDSLAEQSRRNPDGTGLGLFDADGNPVVRKQPIAAWQDLDFATEAREMTGTTFIAHVRYATTGAAADANTHPFLQDGRIFAHNGVVEGLDALDARLAELGVTHLVRGDTDSERVFALITASVRRHDGDVGAGLVEALRWLAANVPIYAVNVLLATATDLWALRYPDTHELYLLDRTGGGHGRFSLRSKRIRAGSAHLDTSPSVVFASEAMDDERWHLLEPGELVHVDAQLAISRRVVLPDPPVHQLRRSDLSAAATSAQHPFS, translated from the coding sequence ATGTGCCGTCTCTTCGGGCTGCACTCCGGTCACCCCGTGGTCGCGACGTTCTGGCTGCTGGACGCCCCGGACAGCTTGGCCGAACAGAGCAGGCGCAACCCGGACGGCACCGGGCTGGGACTGTTCGACGCCGACGGGAACCCGGTGGTGCGCAAGCAGCCGATCGCCGCCTGGCAGGACCTCGACTTCGCGACCGAAGCGCGCGAGATGACCGGGACGACGTTCATCGCGCACGTCCGTTACGCGACCACCGGCGCGGCCGCCGATGCGAACACCCATCCCTTCCTGCAGGACGGGCGGATCTTCGCCCACAACGGCGTGGTCGAGGGTCTCGATGCGCTCGACGCCCGGCTCGCCGAACTCGGGGTCACCCACCTGGTGCGCGGCGACACCGATTCCGAGCGGGTCTTCGCGCTGATCACAGCGTCGGTCCGGCGTCACGACGGCGATGTCGGCGCCGGGTTGGTCGAGGCGCTGCGGTGGTTGGCCGCGAACGTGCCGATCTACGCCGTCAACGTGCTGCTGGCCACCGCCACCGACCTGTGGGCGCTGCGCTATCCCGACACCCACGAGCTGTACCTGCTCGACCGCACCGGCGGCGGCCACGGACGATTCTCTCTGCGCAGCAAGCGGATCCGCGCGGGCAGCGCACACCTGGACACCTCACCGTCGGTGGTCTTCGCCAGCGAGGCGATGGACGACGAGCGGTGGCACCTCCTCGAACCCGGTGAGCTGGTGCACGTCGACGCCCAGTTGGCGATCAGCCGACGCGTGGTGCTACCCGACCCGCCGGTCCACCAGCTCAGGCGATCGGACCTCAGCGCCGCCGCGACGAGCGCTCAGCACCCGTTCTCCTGA
- a CDS encoding dihydrodipicolinate synthase family protein — protein MGLFDAPGMWKGVLCAPLTPFTSDLAFVDDDRFAQQIDFLIGQGVPALSPGLHAGESPSLSAGERDLLMRLTVEVADGRVPVVAHVSSSATRQSVEHAQTAAAAGAAAVVSASPYYWQPTDGALIDHFAAIAEAVDVPLIPYVYPGDLTLDSFAALLDALPTAGGIKSGDFDLQYLTELCRIVADRRPDFSVFAGVEYALPMAVLGGAGCFSALGLVAPRLVAALSAAVEAGDVVAALPLQRKMSALWHLLRPGYPGRVKAACTILGRDLGPVRPPVSAPDAAEVNAVERELTALGLTETEGFGWRAAP, from the coding sequence ATGGGATTGTTCGACGCACCCGGTATGTGGAAGGGCGTGCTGTGCGCGCCGTTGACCCCCTTCACCTCCGACCTGGCGTTCGTGGACGACGATCGGTTCGCTCAGCAGATCGACTTCCTCATCGGACAGGGTGTTCCCGCGCTGTCGCCCGGGTTGCATGCCGGTGAGTCACCGAGTCTGTCTGCGGGAGAACGCGATCTGCTCATGCGGCTCACCGTCGAGGTCGCCGACGGCCGGGTCCCCGTGGTGGCGCACGTGTCCTCGTCCGCCACCCGGCAGTCGGTGGAGCATGCCCAGACCGCGGCGGCCGCCGGGGCCGCGGCGGTGGTGTCCGCATCCCCGTACTACTGGCAGCCGACCGATGGCGCCCTGATCGACCACTTCGCCGCGATCGCCGAAGCCGTTGACGTGCCGTTGATTCCGTACGTGTACCCCGGTGACTTGACGCTGGACTCCTTTGCCGCACTGCTGGATGCGCTTCCCACCGCCGGGGGCATCAAGTCCGGCGACTTCGACCTGCAGTACCTGACCGAACTGTGCCGGATCGTCGCCGACCGTCGACCCGACTTCTCCGTCTTCGCGGGTGTCGAGTACGCGCTGCCGATGGCGGTCCTCGGGGGCGCCGGTTGCTTTTCGGCGCTCGGTCTGGTCGCGCCCCGGCTGGTGGCCGCCCTGTCGGCCGCCGTGGAGGCGGGCGATGTCGTGGCGGCGCTGCCGCTCCAACGGAAGATGTCGGCGCTGTGGCACCTGCTCCGGCCCGGATATCCGGGCCGGGTCAAGGCGGCGTGCACAATCCTCGGCCGCGACCTCGGGCCTGTCCGTCCTCCGGTGTCCGCCCCGGACGCGGCCGAGGTCAACGCTGTGGAACGGGAGCTGACCGCGCTCGGGCTGACCGAGACCGAGGGTTTCGGGTGGCGGGCAGCGCCGTAG
- a CDS encoding LysR family transcriptional regulator: MELRQLEYFVAVADTLNFTRAASLTHVSQSPLSRQIKLLEMELGVTLFTRTSRSVTLTPAGRSLAEEARRVLAGTRQLKALADSAARGRLAPPLRVSAVATAFMSTVPDIIAGLRDTRPGIAVSVTCKDIADIEADLAASAIDVGFTRAFRPSPAFDSRVLKKEPLVAAVSSHGKWAHRAQLRVRDLADERLALVSREVAPEYVDTIIAVCRNSGFSPRIAFQGSDYLGQLGVASSGFAVAIVPAPLRDMKFPGVSFVDIVSPVLETALFLSQNRARPCPYFDEISDLATALPATRNPRSRSARARSAPVPQR; the protein is encoded by the coding sequence ATGGAATTGCGCCAGCTCGAGTACTTCGTGGCGGTGGCCGACACGCTCAACTTCACCCGGGCGGCGAGCCTCACCCACGTGTCGCAATCGCCGCTCAGTCGTCAGATCAAGCTGCTGGAAATGGAATTGGGTGTCACGCTTTTCACGCGGACATCGCGCAGCGTCACCCTCACCCCGGCGGGCCGGTCCCTCGCCGAGGAAGCGCGCCGGGTGCTGGCCGGCACCCGGCAGCTCAAGGCGCTGGCCGACTCGGCCGCACGCGGCCGGCTCGCACCACCCCTGCGTGTCTCGGCGGTGGCGACCGCGTTCATGTCCACCGTGCCGGACATCATCGCCGGGCTGCGGGACACGCGCCCGGGTATCGCGGTGTCGGTGACCTGCAAGGACATCGCCGACATCGAGGCAGACCTGGCGGCGAGCGCCATCGACGTCGGATTCACCCGCGCGTTCCGCCCCAGCCCCGCGTTCGACTCACGCGTCCTGAAGAAGGAGCCGTTGGTCGCGGCGGTGAGCAGCCACGGAAAGTGGGCGCATCGGGCCCAACTGCGCGTGCGTGACCTGGCCGACGAACGCCTGGCGCTGGTCTCCCGGGAGGTGGCTCCGGAGTACGTCGACACGATCATCGCGGTGTGCCGCAACAGCGGTTTCAGCCCGCGGATCGCCTTCCAGGGATCGGATTACCTCGGCCAGCTCGGCGTCGCCAGCAGCGGTTTCGCCGTCGCCATCGTGCCGGCGCCGTTGCGCGACATGAAGTTCCCCGGAGTGTCGTTCGTCGACATCGTGAGTCCGGTGTTGGAGACGGCGCTCTTCCTGTCGCAGAACAGGGCCCGTCCGTGCCCCTATTTCGACGAGATCAGCGACCTCGCTACGGCGCTGCCCGCCACCCGAAACCCTCGGTCTCGGTCAGCCCGAGCGCGGTCAGCTCCCGTTCCACAGCGTTGA
- a CDS encoding NAD(P)/FAD-dependent oxidoreductase, whose protein sequence is MTQQPRSVLVVGAGAIGLAAAYHLAKRGLDVHVLDAGEPGKGASWGNGGWISPVLSGPTPGPGIPRVGLTDTFRSDAAVSLRPDRSPSLLLWMAQFARHCTRPAWERGTRRLAALSQHMLASYGELSRLGIDVSLQQAGNLRACPSPEAARQELAALSLMKEYGFDVPDDILDADRLHALEPALTEYARAGFLLPSEMHVDPGVFTSALAEYLRSRGVQITTGAQVKRLTVRDGRVRQVVTSQGSFETDSVLVAGGLQSRELLRPLRIRLPLRGGKGYSFFVATEQAPRRPMYLSTTKVGVTPLEGGYRVVGGLEFGAEDLSINQSMVDAMIAVTRRYVTWPAHTPPQQVWAGLRPMTPDGLPIMDRIPDVTNTYVSTGHGMLGVGYAMTCGDLMADFIAESRKRPVLDPMSLVRFGS, encoded by the coding sequence GTGACGCAGCAACCCAGGTCCGTCTTGGTGGTCGGTGCCGGAGCCATCGGGTTGGCTGCGGCCTACCACCTCGCCAAGCGGGGGCTCGACGTCCACGTGCTCGATGCCGGTGAGCCTGGCAAGGGCGCCTCCTGGGGCAACGGTGGCTGGATCAGCCCCGTCCTCAGTGGCCCGACGCCGGGCCCGGGAATTCCCAGGGTCGGCCTGACGGACACCTTCAGGTCCGACGCCGCCGTGTCGTTGCGCCCCGACCGGTCGCCGTCGCTGCTGCTGTGGATGGCGCAGTTCGCCCGTCACTGCACCCGCCCCGCGTGGGAGAGGGGCACGCGACGCCTCGCCGCACTGTCGCAGCACATGCTGGCCTCGTACGGAGAGCTCAGCCGGCTGGGCATCGACGTCTCGCTTCAGCAGGCCGGCAATCTGCGCGCCTGCCCCTCCCCCGAGGCTGCCCGGCAGGAACTCGCCGCGCTTTCGTTGATGAAGGAGTACGGTTTCGACGTTCCGGACGACATCCTCGACGCCGACCGACTGCATGCGCTGGAACCGGCGCTGACCGAGTACGCCCGCGCCGGGTTCCTGCTGCCCTCCGAGATGCACGTCGACCCTGGGGTTTTCACGTCGGCACTGGCTGAGTACCTCCGCTCCCGTGGTGTGCAGATCACCACCGGCGCCCAGGTGAAGCGGCTCACCGTGCGCGACGGCCGGGTGCGTCAGGTGGTGACGTCACAGGGTTCGTTCGAGACGGACAGCGTCCTGGTCGCCGGCGGCCTGCAGTCCCGAGAACTGTTGCGGCCGCTGCGCATCCGCCTCCCCCTTCGGGGCGGTAAGGGATACAGCTTCTTCGTCGCGACGGAGCAGGCGCCTCGGCGTCCGATGTATCTGTCGACGACGAAGGTCGGCGTCACACCGCTCGAGGGCGGGTACCGGGTGGTCGGCGGTCTCGAGTTCGGCGCCGAAGACCTGTCGATCAACCAGTCGATGGTGGACGCGATGATCGCGGTGACGCGCCGGTACGTGACGTGGCCGGCCCACACCCCACCGCAGCAGGTGTGGGCCGGTCTACGGCCGATGACACCCGACGGCCTGCCGATCATGGACCGGATCCCGGACGTCACGAACACCTATGTCTCGACCGGCCACGGCATGCTCGGAGTCGGCTACGCGATGACGTGCGGCGACCTCATGGCCGACTTCATCGCGGAGTCCCGTAAGCGGCCGGTCCTGGATCCGATGTCGCTGGTGCGATTCGGCAGTTGA
- the fmdA gene encoding formamidase, which translates to MPEVVFSVDQSKSMRDQAVPGHNRWHPDVPAAATVKPGSEFRIECKEWTDGQIGNNDSANDVRDVDLAPCHMLSGPIAVEGAEPGDLLVVDILDLGPVPQTNGPNCGEGWGYSGIFAKVNGGGFLTDYYPDAYKAIWDFHGQQCTSRHVPGVRYTGITHPGLFGTAPSPDLLAKWNERERALISTDPDRVPPLALPPLADGTLGGTASGDLLRAIGADGTRTVPARENGGNHDIKNFTRGSRIFYPVFVDGAMLSGGDLHFSQGDGEINFCGAIEMGGYIDMHVELIKGGMQTYGITTNPVFMPGRVEPLYSEWLTFIGVSVDHAENRNAYMDATLAYRNACLNAIAYLDKWGYTGEQAYLILGTSPIEGRIGGVVDIPNACCSVFLPTEIFDFDIRPGGDGPQKVDRGQVAVTS; encoded by the coding sequence ATGCCCGAAGTCGTGTTCAGCGTTGATCAGTCCAAGTCGATGCGGGATCAGGCGGTCCCCGGCCACAACCGCTGGCATCCGGACGTCCCGGCGGCGGCGACGGTCAAACCGGGCAGCGAGTTCCGGATCGAGTGCAAGGAGTGGACCGACGGCCAGATCGGCAACAACGACTCGGCCAACGACGTCCGCGATGTCGACCTGGCTCCCTGCCACATGCTTTCGGGACCGATCGCCGTCGAGGGCGCCGAGCCCGGAGACCTGCTGGTGGTCGACATCCTCGACCTCGGGCCGGTGCCGCAGACCAACGGCCCGAACTGCGGTGAGGGCTGGGGATACTCCGGCATCTTCGCCAAGGTCAACGGCGGCGGCTTCCTCACCGACTACTATCCCGATGCCTACAAGGCGATCTGGGATTTCCACGGCCAGCAGTGCACCTCGCGGCACGTGCCCGGCGTCCGCTACACCGGTATCACCCACCCCGGCCTGTTCGGCACCGCGCCGTCCCCGGATCTGCTCGCGAAGTGGAACGAACGCGAACGGGCGCTGATCTCCACCGATCCCGACCGGGTGCCGCCGCTGGCCTTGCCGCCACTGGCGGACGGAACGCTGGGTGGTACCGCCTCCGGCGACCTGCTGAGGGCGATCGGAGCCGACGGTACCCGCACCGTCCCCGCCAGGGAGAACGGTGGCAATCACGACATCAAGAACTTCACCAGGGGGAGCCGGATCTTCTATCCGGTCTTCGTCGACGGCGCGATGCTCTCGGGCGGCGACCTGCACTTCTCTCAGGGCGACGGTGAGATCAACTTCTGTGGCGCCATCGAGATGGGCGGCTACATCGACATGCACGTCGAACTGATCAAGGGCGGGATGCAGACGTACGGCATCACCACCAACCCGGTGTTCATGCCGGGCCGGGTCGAGCCGCTCTATTCCGAATGGCTGACCTTCATCGGGGTGTCGGTGGATCACGCCGAAAACCGCAACGCCTACATGGACGCCACGCTCGCGTACCGCAATGCCTGCCTGAACGCGATCGCCTACCTGGACAAGTGGGGCTACACCGGGGAGCAGGCGTATCTGATCCTGGGCACGTCCCCGATCGAGGGGCGGATCGGCGGTGTGGTCGACATCCCGAACGCGTGCTGCTCGGTGTTCCTGCCGACCGAGATCTTCGACTTCGACATCCGGCCCGGTGGCGATGGTCCGCAGAAGGTCGACCGCGGCCAGGTGGCGGTCACGTCCTGA
- a CDS encoding AmiS/UreI family transporter codes for MGGVGLLYVGAVLIIDGLMLLGRISPQGATPLNFFVGALQVVTPTVLIVQSGGDPAVIFGASGLYLFGFTYLWVAVNNTTGWGGEGLGWFSLFVAFAAIGYAWHAFAKEADPAFGVIWLLWAVLWFLLFLLLGLDRAALGPAVGVVAVVDGVVTAAVPAFLIVAGQWQTGAVPAVTIAVIGVAAIVLAIPLGRRLGVPRSDAPSSVAPAATTSPKKESSHARSRVQR; via the coding sequence ATGGGCGGCGTCGGGCTGTTGTACGTGGGAGCTGTTCTGATCATCGACGGCCTGATGCTGCTCGGTCGCATCAGCCCGCAGGGCGCGACGCCGCTGAACTTCTTCGTCGGGGCGCTGCAGGTGGTGACGCCCACGGTGTTGATCGTTCAGTCCGGCGGCGATCCTGCGGTCATCTTCGGCGCCTCGGGGCTCTATCTGTTCGGCTTCACATATCTGTGGGTGGCCGTCAACAACACCACCGGGTGGGGCGGTGAAGGTCTGGGCTGGTTCTCGCTGTTCGTCGCATTCGCCGCGATCGGCTACGCCTGGCACGCGTTCGCGAAGGAAGCCGATCCGGCGTTCGGTGTGATCTGGCTGCTGTGGGCCGTGCTGTGGTTCCTGTTGTTCCTCCTGCTCGGTCTGGATCGTGCCGCGCTGGGCCCGGCGGTCGGAGTCGTCGCCGTCGTCGACGGGGTGGTGACCGCTGCGGTCCCGGCGTTTCTGATCGTGGCCGGCCAATGGCAGACCGGGGCCGTCCCCGCCGTGACCATCGCGGTGATCGGCGTTGCCGCAATAGTTCTCGCGATACCTCTCGGCCGCCGACTCGGCGTGCCCAGGTCCGATGCCCCGTCCTCGGTCGCGCCCGCGGCCACCACCTCACCGAAAAAGGAGTCGTCGCATGCCCGAAGTCGTGTTCAGCGTTGA
- a CDS encoding FmdB family zinc ribbon protein: protein MPTYSFRCSDCGSFDVTCAIADVVAAPLCPGCGVPARRVFGSPPLTTFSAGQHRLADLASASAEHPAVTTEIPAALGRPRPPRRDPRLPALPRW, encoded by the coding sequence ATGCCGACCTACTCCTTCCGCTGTTCGGACTGCGGCTCCTTCGACGTCACCTGTGCCATCGCCGATGTCGTGGCGGCGCCGCTCTGCCCTGGCTGCGGCGTGCCGGCGCGACGCGTGTTCGGTTCGCCGCCGCTGACCACCTTCAGCGCCGGTCAACACCGGCTCGCCGACCTCGCGTCGGCCAGTGCGGAACATCCCGCCGTCACCACCGAGATCCCGGCGGCCCTCGGTCGTCCCCGGCCGCCCCGCCGCGATCCGCGGCTGCCCGCCCTGCCCCGGTGGTAG
- a CDS encoding MarR family winged helix-turn-helix transcriptional regulator: MAAGQQPRTNLLLPLARLTQHAESAISRVLADSALKLEDWRVLDELAARRTVPMTDLAQATLITGPTLTRTVDRLVSQGLMYRTADLQDRRRVLVGLSPRGRTLRSRLAGAVADAERVAFESWGLDVDQLRELVERPQA, translated from the coding sequence ATGGCCGCCGGACAGCAGCCCCGCACCAATCTGCTGCTGCCCCTCGCGCGCCTGACCCAGCACGCGGAGTCGGCCATCTCCCGCGTGCTGGCCGACTCGGCCCTCAAGCTCGAGGACTGGCGTGTGCTCGACGAACTGGCCGCCCGCCGTACCGTGCCCATGACGGACCTGGCGCAGGCCACCCTGATCACCGGTCCCACTCTCACCCGCACCGTGGATCGCCTTGTCTCCCAAGGACTGATGTACCGGACCGCCGATCTGCAGGACCGCCGCCGCGTCTTGGTCGGCCTGAGTCCCCGGGGGCGGACCCTGCGCAGTCGACTGGCCGGAGCCGTCGCCGATGCCGAGCGAGTGGCCTTCGAGTCGTGGGGGCTCGACGTCGACCAACTGCGCGAACTCGTCGAAAGACCTCAGGCCTGA
- a CDS encoding substrate-binding domain-containing protein — protein sequence MQKHEGEFRVGLVIPLQGPAGIFAPSCEAVAELATREVNDRGGLHGREVTIEVLDGGASGAAVARTVADRLRRGLDAVTGWHISAVRNILSPIVRDQIPYVYTSLYEGGEHTPGVFCTGETPRIQIAPALAWLRDHFGIRSWCLVGDDYVWPRASAAAARAYCRELRLDLKQEIYVPYGSADFRAPVQQAIDSGAQAVLMLLVGHDAVLFNREFAQCGGHDRMARFSPLMEENMLLASGAGSTENLYVAAAYFNSLATAGAMDLMGRYITSYGADAPPLNAMAESCYEGLLTLEALFDRARTPAIGELMASAQHVGFDSPRGPMNMRDNHLDQQVYIATAAGYDFDILDSLSGAALCD from the coding sequence GTGCAGAAGCACGAAGGTGAGTTCCGCGTCGGGCTGGTGATCCCACTGCAGGGGCCGGCCGGGATCTTCGCGCCCTCGTGCGAGGCGGTCGCCGAGCTCGCCACAAGAGAGGTCAACGATCGCGGCGGGTTGCACGGACGCGAAGTCACCATCGAGGTGCTCGACGGCGGGGCGTCCGGCGCGGCGGTCGCCCGAACGGTCGCCGACCGGCTTCGCCGGGGCCTGGATGCGGTGACCGGGTGGCATATCTCCGCCGTGCGCAACATCCTGTCCCCGATCGTCAGGGACCAGATCCCCTACGTGTACACGTCGCTGTACGAGGGCGGCGAACACACGCCAGGCGTGTTCTGCACCGGCGAGACGCCGCGTATCCAGATCGCGCCCGCGCTGGCGTGGCTCCGTGACCATTTCGGGATCCGGTCGTGGTGCCTCGTCGGCGACGACTACGTCTGGCCGCGCGCGTCGGCAGCCGCGGCCCGGGCGTACTGCCGCGAGCTGCGGCTGGACCTGAAGCAGGAGATCTACGTCCCGTACGGATCGGCCGATTTCCGGGCACCGGTGCAGCAGGCGATCGATTCGGGCGCCCAGGCCGTCCTGATGCTGTTGGTCGGCCACGACGCGGTGCTGTTCAACCGGGAGTTCGCCCAGTGCGGCGGACATGACCGGATGGCCCGGTTCAGCCCGCTGATGGAGGAGAACATGCTCCTGGCCAGCGGCGCCGGCTCGACCGAGAACCTGTATGTCGCCGCCGCGTACTTCAATTCGCTTGCCACCGCGGGCGCGATGGATCTCATGGGTCGCTACATCACCTCCTACGGCGCCGACGCACCGCCGCTGAACGCGATGGCCGAGTCCTGCTACGAAGGGCTGCTCACCTTGGAGGCGCTGTTCGACCGGGCCCGCACCCCGGCGATCGGCGAGCTGATGGCCTCCGCACAGCATGTCGGCTTCGACAGCCCTCGCGGACCGATGAACATGCGCGACAACCACCTTGACCAGCAGGTCTACATCGCCACCGCCGCAGGCTACGACTTCGACATCCTGGACTCGCTCAGTGGTGCCGCTCTGTGCGACTGA
- a CDS encoding alpha/beta hydrolase family protein translates to MTDRARRWLVGAAAAALLAGCTPAAEPELRAGQLLTAEPLTTAAALPSGDTRLITYVSDDSRGRPIVVSGTVSVPKGEPPDGGWPVVSWAHGTTGYADTCAPSADTADGLVHDYVGLVNRMLDTWVARGYAVVQTDYQGLGTPGGHPYVDGVSEANTVADIVRAARGLDSSIGTEWVAIGHSQGGQAVLFTAAAEQRDPALSLLGVVSMAPGGVGLNQAVDLIRAGRPEATAAQRFLPLLVLGGAVVDPSIDPDQIFTDQARSLLTTARTACVAQVNAVPPVPPGQVFAPDAELGALRAYLDRQDPIRLSPRVPVMLVQGTADAAVSPAGVDELAKAMCAKDAALDYRVYDGHDHRGVIAASLPDVERFVDTVRAGGSTGTCPR, encoded by the coding sequence ATGACTGACCGGGCCAGGCGCTGGCTCGTCGGGGCGGCTGCGGCTGCCCTGCTCGCCGGCTGCACCCCCGCGGCCGAACCCGAATTGCGAGCCGGGCAGCTGCTCACCGCCGAGCCCTTGACCACCGCCGCCGCGCTGCCCAGTGGTGACACCCGGCTGATCACCTATGTCTCCGACGACTCGCGCGGCCGGCCCATCGTGGTGTCGGGCACGGTGTCGGTGCCGAAGGGGGAACCCCCGGACGGCGGCTGGCCCGTCGTCAGCTGGGCGCACGGCACCACCGGCTACGCCGACACCTGTGCCCCCTCGGCGGACACCGCCGACGGACTCGTCCACGACTACGTCGGCCTGGTCAACCGCATGCTCGATACGTGGGTGGCGCGCGGCTACGCCGTCGTCCAGACCGACTACCAGGGGCTTGGCACCCCCGGTGGACATCCCTACGTCGACGGCGTCAGCGAAGCCAACACGGTGGCCGACATCGTCCGGGCGGCACGGGGTCTCGATTCCTCGATCGGCACCGAGTGGGTGGCCATCGGCCACAGCCAGGGCGGCCAGGCCGTGCTGTTCACCGCGGCCGCCGAGCAGCGCGACCCCGCCCTGTCGCTGCTGGGTGTGGTGTCGATGGCGCCCGGCGGCGTGGGGCTGAACCAGGCCGTCGACCTGATCCGCGCCGGTCGCCCCGAAGCCACTGCGGCCCAGCGGTTCCTGCCATTGTTGGTGCTCGGCGGGGCGGTGGTCGATCCGTCGATCGATCCGGACCAGATCTTCACCGACCAGGCGCGCTCGTTGCTGACCACGGCACGCACCGCATGCGTCGCCCAGGTCAACGCCGTCCCACCCGTTCCGCCTGGACAGGTGTTCGCACCCGACGCGGAGCTGGGCGCACTGCGCGCCTACCTCGACCGTCAGGATCCTATCCGCCTCTCACCCCGCGTGCCCGTCATGCTGGTCCAGGGGACCGCCGATGCCGCGGTGTCGCCGGCCGGGGTGGACGAGCTCGCGAAAGCCATGTGCGCCAAGGATGCTGCGCTCGACTACCGGGTGTACGACGGCCACGACCACCGCGGCGTCATCGCCGCCTCACTCCCGGACGTGGAGCGGTTCGTGGACACCGTCAGGGCGGGCGGGTCGACCGGCACCTGTCCGCGGTGA
- a CDS encoding SDR family NAD(P)-dependent oxidoreductase — protein MHRLDNKRVVITGAASGIGRAAAALMVGEGARVLIADLDAGAAASAADEFGDNAVGIRVDVLDEGSVAAMIDRAVAEFGGIDVLCNHVGGSNPRKDLDLLRLDLAEWDRTMALNARSTVVASRLALPHMIAEGGGSIINTVSVAGLAGDTLQCAYGAAKAAVIRLTQYIATQYGRNNVRCNAIAPGAIMTPALRDNLPAETIADIRGHNALDLIGDPDDIGWAMVYLASDESRYMTGQTLVLDGGLTAQSPIAASRRTLLDD, from the coding sequence ATGCACCGTCTCGACAACAAGCGGGTCGTCATCACCGGCGCGGCCAGCGGCATCGGCCGTGCGGCGGCCGCGCTCATGGTCGGCGAGGGCGCACGGGTGCTCATCGCCGATCTGGACGCCGGTGCCGCCGCCTCGGCCGCCGACGAGTTCGGCGACAACGCGGTCGGCATCCGGGTGGACGTGCTGGACGAGGGGTCGGTCGCCGCCATGATCGATCGCGCCGTCGCCGAGTTCGGCGGCATCGACGTGCTGTGCAACCACGTCGGCGGCAGCAACCCGCGCAAGGACCTCGACCTGTTGCGCCTCGATCTCGCCGAATGGGACCGCACCATGGCGCTCAACGCGCGCAGCACCGTCGTCGCCTCCCGGCTGGCGTTACCCCACATGATCGCCGAGGGCGGCGGCTCCATCATCAACACCGTCTCCGTCGCCGGATTGGCCGGCGACACCCTGCAGTGCGCCTACGGCGCCGCCAAGGCCGCCGTCATCCGCCTCACCCAGTACATCGCCACCCAGTACGGGCGAAACAACGTGCGCTGCAACGCCATCGCCCCCGGCGCGATCATGACGCCCGCGCTGCGCGACAACCTGCCCGCCGAGACGATCGCCGACATCCGCGGCCACAACGCGCTCGACCTGATCGGCGACCCCGACGACATCGGCTGGGCCATGGTCTACCTCGCCTCCGACGAGTCCCGCTACATGACCGGCCAGACCCTCGTGCTCGACGGCGGCCTCACGGCGCAGAGCCCGATCGCCGCCAGCCGCCGGACACTGCTCGATGACTGA